TTAGCAAAACAAGGGTGGTTGTTTTGGCAAGAGGTGAGATGATTACAGACCTTCATACCTGGCAAGTTTAGAGTAACCTCATCAACAGTACTTTAAATTCTGGGTTTTTTTCTTGTTCCTCTGATTTTACCCAATTTACAAGGGTGGTTCTTTTGTGGGTGCCCTTTTTGGGGTTCCTTCATTCAGTCGATTTTTGCCAATTTGGCTGGTCTTACTTATTAAGTATTAacattataaatttgtttttgagAGGTGATTTAATCCAGGGACAGAGTTTGGTACAAAAAAAACTTGAGTGTCAAGGACGGGATCCTTTTGGTTACTAAGTTAATCATGGGACTAACCGAGCAACTCTGGTCGTTGTAGTATAGTAGTTCGTTGGTAGACCGACCGGAGGGCCTGAAGGGCTCGTAgagagggagtcccttttatggccacttttttgtaaattgaaaTCTAACAAAAATGTTCATAAAATGAATTTGGTGGTAATCTTTGGGACATGAAAAACCTAAAATGTCCCTCATTTTAGTTTAATTATTATAACTCATTGTAcatcctattttttcaggggtataattggcaatcaaactttaatataacatatttaaaaatccgtgccttaAAATTCTACAAATTTTGTACAATTGGAAAGGATTTTAAAAAATCTACACAACGAGTTcaaacaacaatataaaatttagtGGTTGTACGAAAAATTCGATAGTGACTTTTAAAATTTAATGCATAGCTATTATGCAAAGCACCACAAAGAATGCATAATACATGGGAAAATTggtgcaaaccaccacaaattaTACATAACATATGGATAAATTGATGCAAACCatcacaaaagatgcataaaaaaTGGAGGAAATTTATGTAAACCATATCAATTTTAACCTTATAATACATATATCTGTCTCTTCTACCTCACTTGCGGATTAATAAAATTTGAATTGCCCTTCTTACAAACTTCAAGTCATGCCTTTTGGATTCAAATTATCCTTTTCCTTCCGTGATCACACAATTTGGCTTTCAGTGTTGGTTACTGTGTAGACAAATATTTCATTTATGGCTAATAAATAGCAAAAGACACAATCTTTCTTAGACTCGCTGTATTTTGATGATGAGAAGATTGAAAATACTATTTATAGAAATGACACAATAGATATTAATGTAATTGTTAATTAATAATGGTTTCATCTCGGGTTCCTGTTTTGAATTTCTATCTTACATTTGTGAGGTGGTGGAGAAAATTGAAGAATAAAGAACAAAATTATGTTTTAAGTTTTATTTCTAATTTCTGATTATCTTAAATATAAATGTTGATACACAAGTGTAAGAGTCAACAATCCTAGTCCCCTCTGTCCTATCACTATGGGAAAAACAGTGATAAACTACTTCCGAAAAGAGTTGTCATAAACTACCAGCATTCATTCAAACACTTAAACTCCTCAAACACATAACCGGTTTTAGACCATTCAAACACTAAATCATTAGACCATTCAAAATATCCAGTGACACAAAAAAAGAGCAGCAAAAGAAGAAAGTTTCCTGAAACACTCCcaaagaagattaagaagtcAGATGGGTAGTCAAGCAATATCAGATATCGATCCTTGGCCCATGAGATGTAAGTTCCTATAGCATCATGGATACACTTTAACTCATTGGTTTGCCTGTAAAGAAGAGCATCATCCAAACGAGAAGCTTTCACAGATACCTTGTAAGCTGCAAAACCTATTGGCATTCCATGGATTGGATTTGTTTCAGCAATAACTGCATCAGCCACAATCTCGCCCTCAGTGTACCAACTGAGTAACTTTCAAGCTCTATTCTTCTCTGGCAATCCCACTGGCTGTGGCACCACATTTGTTCTGCTCAATGGACTGCCATTTTCACggacaatgctagcactagcatgGTTGTTACTGGCATTTCCAGACTACAGAAAACATACCACAGTTACAAGAGAAATTTacataaagaaaagagaaaaaaatgccAAAATGCAAAGAAGAAACAAGTAAACAGACTTACATTTGGACTGGCCTTTTGCAATAGTGATCCACTCTATCTCTTGGGTCCTCACAAAAGCTTCAAAAACAATTCAAATCTATCAATCTCTTCAGTAATGTTCCTCTCCTTTTGCTGCAAACAAAATGTAAATTCAGTTGGTTAAAAAATCAACACATGGTTTTTAAACATTCATACTAGCAAACAGATAATGAACATACCATTTTCTCTTCCAGACGAGCATAACCTTTCCTACTGATTGTGTGTGGGGTGGTATGCTTCTTCCGGATTTCCTGCATTTCGAGTCTTTTGTCCTGACAAAGTAATGGAATGTCGTCAAGTAACAAGACATAACCAATAAAATGACTTTAGAAGGACTTAACTTAAAAAATTATATAATATAAAAACTTACTCTGAATTCCTCCGAGCAAACAGTTTCAACGAACTCCTCCCACTCATTGTCTGACATGTTCTGTGGTTTAAGTGCTTTTATCCTCttctctatttcttcttcttccaactcATCAAGGGATAATATCTTGCCTGCTTTCCGAGACCTAGCCTCCTTGAGAAAACAACCCATCTTCCCATAATAGTAATTTTTGTAGAAATCACCAACAATGAACCTCATCTGCAAATGACAGTGAAGGAGTTGAGATTAATATTGAAGGTTAAAAGAGCTAAAGAGGTAAAGAGTTGAAGAGTTAAGAAATTACCTGGACAATCTTCCATACATTAGCTTTGGATTCTTTAGGGACCACTCTCCAGTCCTTGAAAGTTAATGGAATGTTTCGCCTAACTAAAACTCCCAACACACTTGCAAGTTGCACAGAAGGGTCACTAACGGGCTGATCTTTATTGTTAAAGCTAACAGTGAAATTGTCtaacttttttgttttgttatctGTTAGCCCTAATGAAGCACCCGTGTTGGGCCACGAGGAACAcgctttctcttctcttctccttgTACAATCTAAGTGTTATCACAGTTATCAAGTAAAAGAGTTAAACAAGGATTAAAAAACTATCATAAAGATACAACTTAAATTAAATCAGCGACACAAAGAGTTATACCTCATCtcgtttttcattttcatttgctGCGATGTAGTTCTTTTTATCATTCTCCATTTCCTTGTCTTCACCTTCCCTCTCTTCAGTAGTAACAGTATTCTCTGGTTCCTCtttatcttcatgttcttcttcttcttcaaccataTCAGAGAACGTATCATTCGGATTCCTGATTTGCACATTCGGACATGGGCCTGGTTGGTACAATTTCCGCTTCACTGTCCTTTCCTTCTCAATAACTTCCTTGGAGCGTGCAATTTGAGATGATCCTGATGTGGACTGGACTGGTTCAGATTGTGCGGCGCTTTCTGGTTCAACTAAACCTTTCCTTTTCCTAGGTGATGATCGTGTTGCAGTACTCTTTTCAGCAATATGATCTCGTTCATCTAACCTGTTCTTACACCTAGGGGATGTCCTTCTTGGTGTATTTTCACGTTTAGTTGGTGAATTACTTGGAGATTCTTGGATTGCAGGTTGCCCTGAACTCTTCTTCTTGTTAggagttttttgtttgatttcagaCTTTGAAGGCTGCGAACTCTGCTTCTTTTTCAAAATGATCTGCAACTTAAATAAGTATAAGTTAATAACAGGAGTTTGGTAAATAAATTGAGTtatacaaataaaagaaaatgaatcAATATAGTTTGGTAAACTATAAGAGATGTCTTAATACCTTATTCTTTGGTAATGGGACAGACTGGATAGTTTTTGCTTCCTTTTTAATCTGCAACATAACCTAGAATAGGTCAAACAAAAGAAGATGGTAAATAAAATCATTACACTAAACAAAGAATTATATGTTGACGACAAGtctttaacttcttctttggagtTGGAACAGAGTTTTTGGTCTTGGTTTCCTTGGTAACCCGCACCAAATTGTTCTTCACCATTTTTGATCCACACGTACAACTACTGCAAAAACAGaattaaaaagtccaaaattagaaaccaaaaacatcaaaattctTCATACATAATTGGACCACCAATACATAATTCATCTGGCATAATTGGAACACCCACATATAATCTAGCAAACATCAAGAAAACATTATATTGATACCAAATTATAAGGATTTTTAAATGAGCTGGTGCACTCACTTTCTTATGAGTAAGTTGATTGCTTAAGAATGAAGCAATTGTCTCGCTCATAAGAAAGAGAGTGCTCTAGCTCTCATCAATCCTTAACCACCAAATATCTCATACATATATCTATTGAAACAATAAAAAATCAAGCAACATTAACCACCAAGCGACTGACAACAGGAGGTTGGAATACCGAAGCCCTGCATAAATATCAGTTGAGAATGAGCCAGGGGTTCGGAACCCCAACCCCCTAACgtaacactacaccaaattcctggAATAGTAACAAGGATTCATAACGGCTTACGGGCCGTTACAAATTTCCTGTTACAAATGGCCGTTACAAATATTTCGTAACAGGCTGGAGCCGTTACTAAATTTTAAAAATTAGTAACAGGtctaagccgttacgaattttttgagCCGTTACGAAATTTTTTGTAGGCATGCcactcacacgcttggtcacacttggGTCGTCACACCTTGACTATGTGCGCCTGCGACTCAAACGCCTAGCAATATATATTTCCACCCACGATTAGTTATATGAGAGGATATTACCGCCCACGAGTGTGCCATTGACGTGATATCAGTAGTATAACAGATCGAGATTTATTATCCTTATTCTTTTTTCTCTCCTCTCTTCTGCTTCTGCATCTGCTTTTTCTCTCCTCTCAGGcaatgaaaccctagtttcatcacAGAGATCGTATTAGCCGAGAAACATCACAGAAATCTCTTTAATCTTTTCAATACCTTTCAATCATTGATCTGTGTAAGTGTCAATCGTTATAagtttttcaatttttagggtttcatattttttttttaattgatatgttatttagggcttcatttcatttttatttttactttttccattttttaatcCGTGAATCTAAAAATATTTGTTCCATATGAGTTATGTTTTGTTAATCTTCTTCAGATAAATCtaattcgatttttttttctaatttcctgttagggtttgaagacttgaagattgaagaattttGAAGACTTAGAAGGTATAAGATTCGAAAAATTaaatgattttagggttttatgttagTTTCGAAAATTTCTATTTATAGTTTATAAGCTATGGGTGCTGattgacatcattaggttcacttGAAATTAGTTACATACTATAAGTCACTGATAGTTTTTTATCCATGATTATACACATAATAGATAATATTGTTGCAGTgatttgtgattttgggttactggTTACTTAATTCCTTTCTATTTGGCTGTACTAAATCTTTTATAAACTGCAATAACTTATTGATTTGACAAAGTTAAAGTATATACTCATTAAATGAACTGCTAGTTTCTGATAGGTAATGGGGCTTATGAATTAGGATAACTTGTGATTCTTTTATGCTATTAATAATAACAGTCAATTCAATTTAAATAGTTGTACAATGTAGAGGTGGTGATTTTGATTTAATGTGTCCATTGATGGCTTTTAGTAAATGGAAGTCAAATGAAAATatgaactgattttaggtttatttttctaACATGGGTGTTTCTTTTATGACTTTAGGGTTTGTTGCTGCTCATCAACTATTGAACTTTGAAGATCTTTTGTCCAAGTTGAAACTGAGAACGTAGctggggtatgtgtgttttatgaaCTACCATGTTTAGTTGTTCcataaatatgctcatcatgattTGAAATTTAGTTTTTATGTTAAGGTAAATTTTAAGCTTAAACGAACTAAAGTTAGGAAGTTTTGAACTGAGAACATAGCCAGCTAGTTGTTCCATAAATATGTTCATCATGATTTGAACTTTAGTTTCATGTTAAGgtagttttttaagtttaaatgaaCTATAGTTAGGaatttttgttttgatattgAGTGATTCTCAATGGGAAATATGATAACAGTCCTGGTGGATATTCGCAAAAGCTATTTGTAGCTCATGCTCACTTCTTTGAGGGGATGTTTCTGTCGCTAACTTGCAGGGCTTCGGCAACCCTGTACCACTAGGACtaagtgattttgtttgatgtttgAAGGGTAATATGTCAAATTATGTGGATAAGAAATGGATGAAGTGTCCCCGTAAGTCGATAGATTACAGACAAGGTGTGAAGTCATTCATAGAGTTTGCCAGGATTAATGGTGGTGGGTGTACTTTGTTTTCATGCCCTTGTCGTCGTTGTATGAATACTAAAGGTTTAATTACCCTGAGTGAGATATCATTTCATCTGCTGAAATATGGTATGCAAGAGATGCACACAACATGGCGCTTTCATGGGGAAAGTTTAGAAGTAGCACGTGACACTACAACTGAATATGTAGCTGATAATGATGTCACAACAGTTTTGAATGAGAGTATTACGGCAGATGTGGATGAAAATGTTAGGTCAGGGATGGATGAGAATggggaagaaggtgttgataagaATGCAGAAGCAGGTGTTGATGTGAATGTTGGAACCAGCAGGTGTTATCAGAAAAAGAAAGCGGCTGAGCAGGCAAGAGAACCATTATATCCTTCACGTCCTAAAGGAAAGTTAGCAATGTACGCTACGACTATGATGAACAACATAAAGACTCAGTTTGGAATTTCAGACAAAGGTGTTACATCAATGTTAGAGTTGATGAAAGAGTTACTTCCCGAAGGTAACACCCTTCCATCCAAGTTTCCAGATATCAAGAAGATTATTAAAGAGCTGGGGATGGACTATGTCACTTATGATGCTTGTATAAATGACTGTGTACTTTATTGGAAGGATAATAGTTCATTGGTGAAATGTCCGGTATGTCAAGAACCTCAGTATGTAAGAGTTTTTAATGATGAGAGAAAACTTACACAAGTTGGCAGAAGACTTTAAGGCATTTTCCAATAATTGCAAGGCTGAAAAGACTTTACAGTATATCATGGATAGCAGAGGCGATGCTTTGGAATTCTAGAGCACAGAAAGATGTCAATATAATGCGTCATCCGGTTGATTCTACAGCTACGCGGTATGCGGATAACTTTTGTCCTGAATTTGCTAAGGTAGCACGGAATGTTACTCTTGGGATAGCAACTGATGGCTTCAACCCAAATGGATGTTTTGGTCTCAATTATAGCTGTTTTCCGGTGATACTGTGTCCGTACAACCTTCCACCTTCAATGTGTATGAAAAGCGAAttctccatgttatgtttgttgaTATCAGGCCCAAGAGCACCAGTAAAGACATTGATGTGTACTTACAACCATTGATAGATGAGTTGAAAGAGTTATGGTATGATGGTGTTATGACATTCGACAGTTTCACAAAGTCTGAATTTCTGTTGAAGGCAAGGTTGTTATGGGTCATTCATGATTTTACGGCATTAGGAACTCTGTCCGGATGTGTGACTCATGGATATTATGTGTGTCCTACCTGTGATGAAGAAACAGTTTCTGAGTGGCTGCCGTATAGTAAGAAAATATGTTATATGAGACATCGAAGATGGCTGCCATCCAAACACAAGTACAGAGATTACAAGACAAACTTCGGTGGAGGGGTAAAACATGGTAAAGCTCCATGGCCACTAACAGGATTGCAAATTCAAGAAATGTTGAAGGATATGAGAAGCAAATAGGGTAAGGGTAAACCACCAGcaaagaaacgtaaaagaggATCAGAAGGTGATAGTTTGCAACAGGGAGCCGATGAAGATGTTTCTGACCACTCACTCTTTTCTCGAAGTTCCATTCTTCATGATTTGCCGAATTGGGGATCAAACATAGTCCGTCATTGTACATATGTTATGCATACAAAGAAGAATATAACTGAGCATATCATTAACACTGTCATGGGTAACAGTAAGTCAAAAGATGGTGTAAATGCACAGAAAGATATGGAAGCTATGGGTATTAAGAAGGATTATGGTTGAAAGAGGATAGTGCAACTGGTAAGACAACAATGGAGGACAGATCTTTTGCCTTAACAAAAGAGGAAAAGGTATCTTTTTGTATAGTGCTGAAGAATATAAGGGTTCCTTCTAGCTTCTGTTCCAATCTTCGCAACTGTGTGAGCATTAGTCTACCGGAGTTGAATAATTTAAAGTCTCACGACTACCATGTGATGATGCAATCTCTATTTTCATTGTTAGTTTATACTGCGACTTCATTTCCTAAAGATCTGCGAGTTTCTCTTCTCCGTATTAATATATTTTTCAACATTTTGTGCGCAAAGGTTATCAACAGAGACGAACTTGTACAAGCAAAAGCTAGTCTGGTGGAAGCAATGTGTGTTATGGAAAAATATTTGCCACCATCTTTTTTTGTTATAAGTATCCACCTAATGATTCATCTGGCCGATGAAGCTTTAATCTGTGGGTCGGCCAGATTTAGGTGGATGTACCCCTTTGAGAGGTAAATACAGCCCCTAATGTTCTTGTTTAATTTTTTAAGTTGAGATTTTGTAGGTTAATGATCTTTTAACTTTCCTGATCTTTGAACTTTTCTGATCTTTTAATTTTTCTATGTAGGTTAATGAAAGGATTTAAAGGATTGGTGTGCAATAAAAGGTACATTGAGGGGTGCATTGCAAGAGGGTATGCGTTGCGAGAAGCTAGATTATACCTTATGGAGGACATATCTAATGATGGTGATGGTACTCATACAAATACTCGACATGCTTTTTTGGATGATGACTATGATGATGCCGATGAGATGCCTCTAAGTACTGCAACCCCGATGACTCTAACTCAAGCACAATTTGAAAAATGCCGCAACTGGATCCTATCCAAGTATATTGGAATAGATGACTGGCAAAGGTAAATTTTACTTATGCCTCACtcaattctgaattttttttagtCCTCCTCATCATAAATGAAAATATCCGTGTTAAAGGATAGTAGCACAGTTCTGACTTAGTGCATTTTAGTTCATTTTAGCATAAATGAAAATACCCATAACTTAACTGAATGGCGTTGAACTGAATTGCGTATCGATGAAGTGATGCCATGATTTCATCTTTGTAATTAGTTATGAGAAACTTAACTTTGATAGTCTTTGAATTGGTATTTGGGTGTAGGAAGTATGATGTTTATGTTAACGGTGACAAGTCTAACGGTCAGAGCTCAAACAGTTTTCATCTATGGTTGCACAACGAGGTAATATGTTACTGTAAAGTTTTCACTAGTGGTTTGAGTACAACTTTTTATGGTTTTGGTTATGGTACTGACCCTGCCATGCTTTATTACAGTTGTTAAAGGACAAAGAAACTTATtcaacactttggagactcctgcAAGGACCAATCTTCAAGGCACAATCATATAAGAAGTACCAAGTCAATGGGTTTACTTTTAGCAAACTCAATTCTGGGGTGAAGAATGTATCACAGAACAGCGGTGTGTCAATGAAAGCTGTTACAAGGTTTCATGCGAAGTCGACCGAAGAAGCAGAAATAACTTATTATGGCGTAATTAAAGAGATCATCAACTTGAACTATATTGACTTtgaagaaactgttttttattgtGATTGGGTTAGTGTTGGAGATAAGAATGCTTGCAAAGTTGATGCAGTTTCCAAGGTTGTAAAGGTCAACTTGTCTAAAATGAGAAGCATAAATACAGTGGTGGATGAGACGTTTATCCTTGCATCTGAAGCTACTCAAGTGTTCTACTCGAAGGATCTTACTGAAGAGGGATGGTCCGTGGTGTTGCACTCATGAAAGCGATTAACGTCTGCAGTAGATAAATTTGAAGTTCCTATATCTTTTCAGTCAGTTCTGACTGACAACGAGAATTTGAGAAAGCTGCTCATTACTGATTCTATATTTTGAACTGAAACAGTTGCGATGTGTTTTACCTTACCCGACAACATATACCATGAATGCTCTCTTTTCATGAATTTTTTGGTTTTATTTGTCTGATCACTTATTTTTGAGGTGTTAGGTACCTATCTTTGGTGTACGTGGATGCTCTCTTTTAGCTTTGTTTGGTTTTCCCTATTTTGATGTTTGAattacacatggtatggcagaaGTAGAGGTCAATGAATATGGACAACCATTTTCCAGGAACGCAACAGTATTAGGTCACCGGAAAGGCGCCTTGGCTCATACACATGTGTCTATTTCATACAAAAGATGGAATGTTGTGCCTCAAAAGTATAAGGAGGATATTTGGAAAACCCTTAAGGAACAATACTGAACTTCTTTTATGATTGTTGCATATCAGTAAGGCATTAATTTGTTATTTCTTTCCAGGATGAATTTGGTGTACCTGAGACATCAAAGGAAAATTATCTGAAGACAGCTGCTGGTCCATGGAGGAGATTCAAGTCTGAGTTGCGCTCTGTCTACTACGATTTGCTCCCTActcatgaagaaaggattctaAATGTTCCACCAAGCGTCAAATCAGAGGATTGGATAAAAATTTTCgaaaatgaaagagaagaaaaggCAGCGCAAAGTAGAATTGACCATAAGAGGAAAAGAGAACAATATGGCTACACACATTGTACTGGTCGCAAAACTCATGCTATGGTGAGAGCTGAACTGGTACATATCTTTTCAACTTACCTCAAACTTTGTTATATTCACAACTTACCTGAAACTCGATTATGTCGACAACTTACCTCAACCTCTTATGACCAAGTATATGATTCACATTGTATTTGTAAACTTAGGAGGCCGCAAATCCTGGTGCAGTGATCACTCCTGAGGATGTGTGGCTTAAATCTCATACACAAGAAGGTGGTTCTATTTTACCTAGCGCGGCGCCATTCGCTGTGAGTCAGTTTACTTTACAATTATTTTAACTCTTCTAAAACTACGTACTAGGTAGTTAAGATATTGAAATTTAATCGGTTGTTATGCTCAACACTACAGGAGAAGCTCAAAAATTCCCAAGATGAGATCAAAGAAAAACTGGATGCAGGTCTTCTAGTAGAACAACCTTGTGCAATGACCAAGGCTTTTGGGGCGGATTCTAGAGGAAGGATTCGTGATGTTGGTCCTATATCTCGTACGCAAATCAACCTTTCTGCTCCAGCGCGTCACAAGGTTAATGAACTGAAAACGAAGGAGGGTTGTCTTGGTGAGATGGTGGAAGAAATAGGTGGCAAGGTGGGTGTTATGATTGATGGCTTTGTGAAATTGTGCCACGTAGTGGATGAAATTAAATCTGTAATTCCAGTATCAGTGGGCTCGAACGTGCCCAACATCTCAAGAGATGTAGCCTCGCATACCCCATGCGGTGTTTCTGCTTCACCTCAAATAGGTTCACATGCTGCGACAAGTTCACCTGTTGGGAATACTGTATCACCAGCTGCGATAAGTTCACCTGTTGGGAATACTCAATCACCAGCTTCATCAAGAGTACGTGGTTTTCCGCTTTGTTCATTACTGGACTACGAGGGTGAAGTGGTTGCAACTGGTGAGCTATGTACTGGTTCTTTATCTAATCAGTTTCATGGAGATCCTATACCTATACATATTGCCAAGATATGTATCGATGATATTCTTAAGCCAGATGCAAACACTGTGAGAGCTAACAAGTATGCAGCGACCTTCGGAGATGTTGGAATTGGAGGATATGTTCTTCATCCAAAGATGTGCCTCTCGAACAAAGACACCCCATCTGTTTCTTTTTGAGCTAATAGATCTCATCCTTTTTGAGAATCGCGTAATATCTGCCTCTACTTAAATGGATCTTTTTGTTATACCTGTGCATTTCAAACTTTTGTACGTGTGCTGACTGATGCGCATactcttatgcagttgtgcatataaatgatatttttttgatttttttggtagttcacacttttgtatgtaTGCTGACTGATGCGCATACTCTTATGCAGCTGTGCATAAcaaagatctttttttttttttttttttttttttttttttggtagttcacacttttgtaagtaTGCTGACTGATGCGCATACTCTTATGCAGCTATGCATAAGAAGAGCTTTACCTGAAGCAAATTTTTTTGGTCCAATGTAACTTTTTTCTATATATGTGAACACAAAACGACTTATGAACATATATTTTCAATCAGTTCatcatttttttgtatatatttgtaggTGGTTTGTGTTATGTTATATGTGAATGCGCAGGGACTTCATACAAGGTCAGTTGAAGCAGTACTAGCCAGCCGGGAgaatatcaatccctggtaagtacTTCACTTAGTTAAATTTTGTAGTATTAAGTTTAAATTTGTGGATTTGACACTCAGTTTATACTTGCAAGGTATTGCGCTGGTAGGAAGTGAACTTCAGTTGGGTTGGCATCAGATGGAGTAAGTATAAATTGAACTATATATTATTTCTCTTATATCTATTGACTTTTGTATCACTGATTTGGCAACTCATTGTCCTGTGCAATTATTTACTATATTTATGTTATTGACTCATTGTTTTGTAGTTTTAGCACTCATTGTCTGCATTTTATTTGTAATTGACTTTGTAATTGCAGACTTTGCGAGTTGCCTGGCTCAACTGACGATAATTTTTATGAGAAGCTTCTAGTATCTTGTCTCAAAGTGGATGGGCGATAATGAGAATCTTGTTTCCAACCTTTTCCAGTGGTTAGTAAATTTTCTATCTGCTGTTACACCTATGCTTGTTTGCATTTACTTGCTGCGTATTTTGAACATTATTTCTTCCAGTTTACTTGTCATAATAACGCAACCTGTTGTATTATGCAGGATTGCCTACTGCCTACATCGAGTTTTTTGATGCCCAAGCTTTCAACAAACCAAGCCTGCAAAGGATATATAGCTTAGTTGTGGTTAATCGAATTATGCTCTATTTGATCAGAAAGGGTGGAGAACAAAGCAGCTTCAAGATTTGTAAGTTACAGTTATTCAAGTTTTGTAGGCAGTTAGTAAGTTTCTGTTTTCCATTAGAAATTTGGAACCTTCCATGTATTCCCTTAGAAATCtgatacttaacaaaaaaaaaaaaaaattggtacttaGAGAAATTTCAGTAAAATTTGGTACTTACAAaaatttcaattatttttttatatgaatGTGATATGAATAGATTGTTGAGTGTGGATGATGAATATATTGAAAGGTGTATGCATGGTATTGCATTTAGAATTCCGGTTTATTTCCGGCGGAAAATGAACTGCCAGTtagccttgacctggtcaaactTGGTCAATATTGAcctattttgaccaggtcaaagtTGCCTGGCAGTAATTTTTTGATGTTACAAAAAAGTTCGTAACGGCTAAAACCTGTTTCAACTTTCTGAGTCGTAACGGTTTTGGTCTGTTACTAaactgccacgtagtaacggctcctACATGTTACGACTGGGTTGTTACAAAAAAGTCGTAACGGCTCAGCTCTGTTACGAACGCCGTTGCGACacaaaattcgtaacggccccaTTGCCGTTGCGAAAAAATTGTAAT
This portion of the Papaver somniferum cultivar HN1 chromosome 11, ASM357369v1, whole genome shotgun sequence genome encodes:
- the LOC113323968 gene encoding uncharacterized protein LOC113323968; this translates as MSNYVDKKWMKCPRKSIDYRQGVKSFIEFARINGGGCTLFSCPCRRCMNTKGLITLSEISFHLLKYGMQEMHTTWRFHGESLEVARDTTTEYVADNDVTTVLNESITADVDENVRSGMDENGEEGVDKNAEAGVDVNVGTSRCYQKKKAAEQAREPLYPSRPKGKLAMYATTMMNNIKTQFGISDKGVTSMLELMKELLPEGNTLPSKFPDIKKIIKELGMDYVTYDACINDCVLYWKDNSSLVKCPKTLRHFPIIARLKRLYSISWIAEAMLWNSRAQKDVNIMRHPVDSTATRPKSTSKDIDVYLQPLIDELKELWYDGVMTFDSFTKSEFLLKARLLWVIHDFTALGTLSGCVTHGYYVCPTCDEETVSEWLPYSKKICYMRHRRWLPSKHKYRDYKTNFGGGGKGKPPAKKRKRGSEGDSLQQGADEDVSDHSLFSRSSILHDLPNWGSNIVRHCTYVMHTKKNITEHIINTVMGNSKSKDGVNAQKDMEAMGIKKDYG